The Candidatus Thermoplasmatota archaeon genome contains the following window.
ATCCCAGCGATTCTATCGTCTTCTATAGAAATGTCGACGTTGCGCAGAATTTCACGATTTGCATTTTGAGTCACTACCCAAGAGCAGTTTCTTAAGAGTATCATAATATTGTATAACTCAGACTCGTTATTTAAATTTACTTACTCTTTTAGGAAGTTAGCCACACAGTTCCTGTCAAGCAAAGCAGTGTTACGAGCAAGCCTGCAATAATTACACCTATTGAGATAGTTAATATAGCCTTTGTAAGTTTAAGTCCGAAAAGATAAGCTATTAAGGAGCCGGTCCAAGCGCCTGTAAATGGTGATGGGATAGCTACGAAAGCTATAAGCCCTAGAGTTTTATATTTCTGGATTTTTGGGTTTGCTCTCCTCCTTGTACGGTCGAAAAGCCTTGTAAGAACTCTATCCCAGCGCTTGTATCTGCGCAGTAATATTTCTATATAACTAAAAAATAATATGATGAAAGGTACTGGTAAAATATTGCCGAGCACGGAAATTGAAAAAACTTGCCACAGCGGTAGGTTATAGAGAAGTCCCATTAGAATTGCTACTCTGAGCTCTGCGAAAGGCATCATTGAGATGATAAATATTATTAGATGCGGTGTCAGTTCTAGCATTTTAATTTTTTATTCATTACTTATAAACTTGCCATAGCCTTTTTCGCCAACGAACTCTAAATTCTCAATTATAGGTGTGCCTCTTATAAATACCCATAGCGGAAATACCACTGAAAAATTTTCAAACGCGCTCCATTGGCATTTAGAATGTAGCTTAGAGCTTTTGATTTTTTGCACTTCATTTAAGTCAACTAGTATCAAATCTGCGTCATAGCCTTTAGCAATTTTACCTTTTTTCAATTTGAGGAACGAGGCAGGCTTTTCACAAAACAATTCTACAGCTCTTGCTAAAGATATTTTTTGCTCTCTCACCAAATTCAGAAGCAAAGGGTAGGTTGTTTCTACGCCAGGCATGCCTGGCGGAGCTTCTGAAAAATCTTTTTTCTCTTCAAGTGTATGCGGAGCATGATCACTTGCAATAATATCTATTTCATTTGCTTTTAGCGCTTGCCAGAGTGCGTTGCTGTCTTCCTTAGTTCTAAGAGGAGGTACAACCTTACCTAAGCCTTCTATCTTCAGTTTTGAGTTTGAATTTAGCAATAAATAATGAAGTGCAACTTCAGAACTAAAATTTTTATTTTCTAGATAAGGGAGCGATTCCTTTGCAGAAACATGGCATATATGTAGAGGTCTTTTGGTAAAGGAAGATAATTTTTTTATAGCTTCTGGTTCAGCTTTCCAACTAAGCTTCATGTGCTCATTCAAGTTTTTTGCATGCCCTTGTTTAATGAAATTTTTATCTTCTGCATGGACCAGCAAAGGCTTAGAAATATTTTCTTTTTCTATCAATTTTAGAGTTTCTTCGTAAACTGAGAAATCAATTTCAGGCAGGTAGATTTTAAAGCCGGTAGCTAATTTAGCAAGTTTTTTTAGCTCTTTGCTCACTGCGCTAGCGTATAACCCGAAATCAATACACGACTTATTTTTTACAATTCTTAACTTATTTTGAAATCTTTCTACAGAATCTACTTTAGGTATTGTATTAGGCATATCTGCCACATAGCTTACACCTCCGAAGCAAGCTGCTAAACTTCCTGTGAAAAAATCTTCTTTATGCTCTAAACCAGGCTCGCGAAAATGCACATGAACATCTACACCTGAAGGTAAAATAAGTTTAGAGCCGAAATCTAAGTTTTTTTCTCCCTTAAGCACTTTTTTTATTTCTACAATTCTACCGTTTTCAATTCCAACGCAGCACTTCATTAACTCGTACTCGCCACCAAGCCAGAGATTACCTTCTATTACAAGATAGCTCATAATTATTCCTCAACAAGTTTCCTTTCAACTATTTTCCCTCTAGGCGAGACCTCTGAAAATATCTGAGCTTGGAATTTATAAATTTTGATGTCTTTACTCAGCCAAGCATCTGGTGGTAAGCCTGCTTTCATACACACATGTGTAAGAAAATCTTCTTCATCCCACTTCCACTCGACAGGAACTTGCGGTAGCAAAATACCTCTAAAAAGAGCTTTCTCTGCAATTAGTCCGTCAACGCCAATCTTAATCTTCTCTTTGTATTCAAGAGGATGTCTGACTTCAATTAGCTCAGGGTGTGTTAAAATACTTAATTCTACAACTATTTTATCAATTTCTTGCTCAGTTAAAGGCTCAAATCTAGGGTCGTTACATGCGTTCTGAGCACTCTCTATTATCGCATTTGCTAGTTCTAAACTAGGTTCTAGATAACCTATACATCCACGTAGCTCTTTCTCAGGATATGTATTGATAGTAACGAACACGCCTAATTTTTGATCGAATTTAGCTGATAACTTTTCTGTGATTTTTGGCTCGCCTTTCACATATCTTTCAATCGTTTCTCGTGCAAGCTTCACTGCCTTTATACCTTCTTCTAAAGAGAGCATGCTTTGTTAATGCGCTCCGAAGGTTTTTAATTTTACTACTGCTATTCTATTTTCTGAATGTTCGCGAAAAGAATGAAAAGTATAGAAGTTACTGGTATAAGAAAAATGTTCGAGCTTGCAGGCGAAGGAGCAATTAATCTAGGACTTGGCGAGCCCGATTTTCAACCTGCTCAACACATAAAAGAAGCGCTAGAAAAAGCTCTGGCAGATGGTTTTAATAAATACGGTCCTACTGCAGGTATTTATCAGTTAAGGGAAGCGGTTGCAGAAAGGCTAAAAAAATACAAGTCAGATATTACTCACGATGAAATAATTATTACTGCAGGCGCTACCGAAGCTCTGCATGCAGCTATGCTCACTTTTATTGAAAAAGGCGATGAGGTTTTAGTTCCCAACCCAGGCTTTCCGCTATATCCAACTGAAGTTTCACTTGCAGGCGGCAAACCTGTTTTTTATAGACTGAAAGAGGATTTCATGCCTAACGTAGCTAATTTTAAGGTTAGTAAAAAAACCAAGGCTATTATTGTGAACTCGCCTTCTAATCCCACAGGAAGTGTTTTTAGCAAAGAGAAAGTAAAAGAAATAATAGAATTTGCAGAAGATAATGACTTAATTATATTTTCAGATGAGGTTTACGACGAAATAATCTACGACTGCGAGCATTTCTCTTTTCTAGGAAATTACGATAATGTAGTGCACATAAATTCATTTTCCAAAACTTATGCTTTGACAGGCTGGAGGCTTGGCTATTTAGCCGCTAAAAAAGAATTTGTTAATGAAATATTGAAAATGCATTACTATACAGTGGCATGTCCGCCTACACCTACTCAGTATGCAGCGCTTACAGCACTTAAAAGTTCACAGGAATGCGTTAAAAAAATGGTATCAGAATTTAGAAAAAGGCGCGATACAGCTATAAAAATCATCAATGATATGAAGGGCTTTCGCTGTGTGCCGCCCAAGGGCGCTTTCTATCTATTCCCTTCTTATAACTTAGATATTACTTCTGAAAAGCTCGCACTGAAAATACTTGAAAAAAACGTTATTTGCGTTCCTGGAATTGCGTTTGGCACTGCTGGCGAAAGCCATTTAAGAATTTCTTATGCAAATTCAATTGAGAACATAGAAAAGGGCTTGGGAATAGTCAGAGAAGTTGTTGAAAAGCTTTAGAATAAAAGCAACGAGAGTATAGGCGCTATAAAAATATAATGTGTTGCGGTATCTGTTATTCGAATAGAGTTCCTGCGCGTGCTCAGTGAAAAGCCTCCAAAATTTGTCAGCGCAAGTTTATCTAGCTTGCCTACTGGCGTACTGACAAGTATTTTGAGATTTATTTGGAGCTCTTTGACATTACAACTTAGTTCTAGAACAGGCATTTTACCAAACAGCGAATGAACAGCAAATCTCACGCTAGTTAGCTCTACAGCTAAAAGCTCTAATTTCTCCACTCTTGCTAGTCCCACTGTAGCGTTACCAGCCTCGAACAATAGCTTATCTACGTCGCCTGTCATGAGCACAGTATCACTTTCGCTTCTCACTGAGTAATACTTCAGCCCTTCTACGTATAGCTTGTACTCTCCCTCTCTCCCAACAAGCTCGCCTGCTAGCTTTAGCTGAAAATCAAATTTCTCAGAAGCACTGATATTGAATTCAGGCAAGGCTTTATGGATAGCAAACGTCTCACCAACTAATTTCGGTGAAGGCAGTATTTTGAACTCAAATTTTTCAGGTAGTTTATGAGCTAGGAAGTAGCTTTTACGCGTTCCTTTTCCTCCTGCAATATTTAGATAGATAGCAGGTGTGGAAGAGCTTGCTTCCCAAACCATAGTAAGATTAGGCCTACGAGTAAAAGTTAAACTTAAGTTCTGAGGTACGTTAGCTATTAAAATCTCTATACTTAAATTTAGTTGCTCAAGCGTTTCTGTTAGTGTAACTTCAACTCCATCTTTCACAACCTCTTCTTCAACTATTTTTATAACTCCGCTTCCGTTTTTCAGTTCGGTAATATTCAATAGATGCGCAAATAGTTTTGTATTATCC
Protein-coding sequences here:
- a CDS encoding small multi-drug export protein — its product is MLELTPHLIIFIISMMPFAELRVAILMGLLYNLPLWQVFSISVLGNILPVPFIILFFSYIEILLRRYKRWDRVLTRLFDRTRRRANPKIQKYKTLGLIAFVAIPSPFTGAWTGSLIAYLFGLKLTKAILTISIGVIIAGLLVTLLCLTGTVWLTS
- a CDS encoding dihydroorotase family protein; this translates as MSYLVIEGNLWLGGEYELMKCCVGIENGRIVEIKKVLKGEKNLDFGSKLILPSGVDVHVHFREPGLEHKEDFFTGSLAACFGGVSYVADMPNTIPKVDSVERFQNKLRIVKNKSCIDFGLYASAVSKELKKLAKLATGFKIYLPEIDFSVYEETLKLIEKENISKPLLVHAEDKNFIKQGHAKNLNEHMKLSWKAEPEAIKKLSSFTKRPLHICHVSAKESLPYLENKNFSSEVALHYLLLNSNSKLKIEGLGKVVPPLRTKEDSNALWQALKANEIDIIASDHAPHTLEEKKDFSEAPPGMPGVETTYPLLLNLVREQKISLARAVELFCEKPASFLKLKKGKIAKGYDADLILVDLNEVQKIKSSKLHSKCQWSAFENFSVVFPLWVFIRGTPIIENLEFVGEKGYGKFISNE
- a CDS encoding TIGR00296 family protein, which encodes MLSLEEGIKAVKLARETIERYVKGEPKITEKLSAKFDQKLGVFVTINTYPEKELRGCIGYLEPSLELANAIIESAQNACNDPRFEPLTEQEIDKIVVELSILTHPELIEVRHPLEYKEKIKIGVDGLIAEKALFRGILLPQVPVEWKWDEEDFLTHVCMKAGLPPDAWLSKDIKIYKFQAQIFSEVSPRGKIVERKLVEE
- a CDS encoding pyridoxal phosphate-dependent aminotransferase — its product is MKSIEVTGIRKMFELAGEGAINLGLGEPDFQPAQHIKEALEKALADGFNKYGPTAGIYQLREAVAERLKKYKSDITHDEIIITAGATEALHAAMLTFIEKGDEVLVPNPGFPLYPTEVSLAGGKPVFYRLKEDFMPNVANFKVSKKTKAIIVNSPSNPTGSVFSKEKVKEIIEFAEDNDLIIFSDEVYDEIIYDCEHFSFLGNYDNVVHINSFSKTYALTGWRLGYLAAKKEFVNEILKMHYYTVACPPTPTQYAALTALKSSQECVKKMVSEFRKRRDTAIKIINDMKGFRCVPPKGAFYLFPSYNLDITSEKLALKILEKNVICVPGIAFGTAGESHLRISYANSIENIEKGLGIVREVVEKL